The sequence AGCGCATCGGTTTCTCCTTCTGCCTCAAGGAGATAACGCGCGATCTGCGCCCGTCACCTTCACGGCACCTGCATCAGCACGAGATAGCCGGCATAGCCCGCCAGCAGCGCCACCCCGGCCCGGCGCCCGATCCCACGCCGGGCGAGGAGGAGCAGCACCAGCATCGCGGCCAGCATCACGGGAATGTCGAGTGCCGCGAAGCGCGGTGCCGCCGCCACCGGCGCGATCACCGCCGTCGCGCCGAGGATGCCCAGCAGGTTGAAGATGTTGGAGCCCACCACATTGCCCACGGCCAGTGCGGCCTGACCCCGCCGCGCCGCGGCGATCGAGGTGGCAAGCTCGGGCAGGGAGGTTCCGACGGCCACGATGGTCAGGCCGATCACCGCCTCCGACAGCCCCGCCGCCTCCGACAGCCCGACGGCGCCGCGCACCAGCAGGTCCGCACCGATCAGCACGCCCGCGAGCCCCGCGCCCAGCTTGACCAGCGCCACGCCAAGACGCGGCCGGGCGCTGCCATCGTCCGGCTCCGCCTCCCGCCGCAGCGCAAGCGCCAGGTATCCTGCCAGTCCCGCCAGCGCGACGAGCCCCGCGAGCCGCCCGACCTCCCCGGTTAGGGCCGCCGCCAGCAGGGCGACGCCTGCCGCCAGACCGATGGCGATATCCGTCCGCTCGCCGGGGCTGACGCGCAGCATCCCGCCCAGCAGTGCGGACAGGCCTAGGATCAGCAGAATGTTCGCCGTGTTCGACCCCACGACGTTGCCGAGCGCGATGTCGGGCGAGCCCGCAAGCGCGGCGCGCAGCGAGACCGAGAGCTCCGGCACCGACGTCCCGAAGCCGAGCACCACGGCACCCACCACGCCCGCCGACAGTCCCAGCCGCCGCGCCAACGCTACCGCGCCGCTCACCAGCCCGCCGCCGCCCGCGATGAGCAGCACCAATCCCCCGACCAGCATCAGGCCCAGCATCGCATCCTCCACGCCATGGCAGCGCGCATGTCGGATGCATCGCGGGCCCCGAAAAGGGCGTGGCGCAAAAATTTTCGGGGCCCTGCACGCCTTGACGGCGGCCCGTCGTGCACAGGTTTACCTCTTCTGCCTTGTCGAAATATCCCCGCCGGAGGCCCCGGCTGGCCCGATGGTTAACGCTGAATACCTGAGCGAAGCGCTTGGCATACGCATGTCATACGCCCTGTGCACGCAAATCATACGCCGGCATCCGGCGTTAACCCTTCAGTCGGTCAGCCCGAGCAGCCCGCTCTCCAGCACGTACCGCGTCAGCCCCGCGGTGGTGTCGATGTTGAGCTTGCGCTTGATGTTCTTCCGATGCGTCTCGACGGTGCGCACGGAGATATCGAGGTCCCGCGCCACCTCCTTGTTCGAGAGGCCGCGCGCCAGCCGCAACAGCACCATCTGCTCCCGGCTGGTGAGCACCTCGCGCTCCCCCTCCGGCGTCAGCGCGCCTTCGGTGCCGGTGCACAGATACGTCTCCCCGGCATGGACCTTCTCGATGGCGGTCACGATCTCCTCGGTCGCGACGTCCTTGAGCAGGTAGCCCTTCGCGCCATGCCGCAAAGCCGTTGAAATGTATTCAGGATTGTCGTGCATCGACAGGATCACGATGCGCGCCTCGGGGTCGCGTTCGAGCACCAGCTCGGTCGCCGTCAGCCCGTTCATGCCGGGCATGTTGAGGTCCATCAGCGTGACGTCGGGGGCCATGCGCTCGATCGTGTCGACCGCATCGCGGCCTGTCGCCACGGCGGCGATGACCTCGATCTGGTCGAAGGTCTCGAGCACGGCGCGCACGCCCTCGGTCACGAGGGGGTGGTCGTCGGCGAGCAGGACGCGGATGCGGCTCATGCCTCCGCCGTCTCCCGCGCCGGCGCGCCAGAGGTCAGGTGGTGCGCGGGCAGGTTCGCCTCGATCCGCGTGCCCTCGGGCGAGGAGGAGATGCGGAAGGTTCCGCCCAGATGCTCGATACGCTCGGCCATGTTCCTCAGCCCGATCCCCTGTCCCTGCCGCCGCGGGGCGAAGCCGCGGCCGTTGTCCGAAATGGTGAGCGCCGCACCGCGGCGGTGCGGCTTGATGCGCAGCTTGACCTCGGTCGCCCCCGCGTGCCGCTCGATATTGGTCAGCGCCTCCTGCGCCACACGGAAGAGCGCGG is a genomic window of Pontivivens ytuae containing:
- a CDS encoding calcium/sodium antiporter, producing the protein MLGLMLVGGLVLLIAGGGGLVSGAVALARRLGLSAGVVGAVVLGFGTSVPELSVSLRAALAGSPDIALGNVVGSNTANILLILGLSALLGGMLRVSPGERTDIAIGLAAGVALLAAALTGEVGRLAGLVALAGLAGYLALALRREAEPDDGSARPRLGVALVKLGAGLAGVLIGADLLVRGAVGLSEAAGLSEAVIGLTIVAVGTSLPELATSIAAARRGQAALAVGNVVGSNIFNLLGILGATAVIAPVAAAPRFAALDIPVMLAAMLVLLLLARRGIGRRAGVALLAGYAGYLVLMQVP
- a CDS encoding response regulator transcription factor: MSRIRVLLADDHPLVTEGVRAVLETFDQIEVIAAVATGRDAVDTIERMAPDVTLMDLNMPGMNGLTATELVLERDPEARIVILSMHDNPEYISTALRHGAKGYLLKDVATEEIVTAIEKVHAGETYLCTGTEGALTPEGEREVLTSREQMVLLRLARGLSNKEVARDLDISVRTVETHRKNIKRKLNIDTTAGLTRYVLESGLLGLTD